The DNA segment TGCTGTCCGGGAGTTGTTCCAAGGCTGATGGGACAAACAGAAGGGAATACGGGTAGCATACAGTAATTGCATTGAGGGCTCGATAATCAGTGCAGGGCTGCAAGCCTtgctcatttttttccacaaagaacACAGCAAATGCAAAAGACCTGGAGGGACAGGTGTACTCTTGGCTTTCTGGGAGTGATAGTTGGTAAGCTTGGGGGGCACTGTGTTGGACAGTCAATGGAGCAATCCCAAGGGCAGTTGGTCAGCAGCTTGTTAGCACTCTCCTTGCTGAAGACTGCTGCAAGGTTCTCAGGGATATTGACTTTTCCTCAGCCCAAGACTCAAGGACGTCAGGTATTGGCATGTCACTTGGCACTGGAAGCAGTGGCTTTGGCATAAGGAGGACCATTGAACGAACTTCTTATCTTGCCTAGATAGTTGGGGAAACCTCAAGTTGAAGGGGTTTGATGGAGAGGAGATGATGTAAAAGGCcagattttcagtgtgaaaAAGTCACATTTTGAGGGTTATGGgggtggtttgatgtgtgacgTAGCTTTCTCTGACACGGTTGGGGGGTGTTCATTTATGAGGTGTCCATAAATCAGATTCACTGCAGCTCTGGAATCTACTAAAGTTGAGAGACAACAAAACTCATGAGCAAATTGTGCTTGTGTAGGAATAAGGAAACAGGATTGAAAAGAAATCCAGCCCACCTTAAGTGCTTGGGATGTCGGAGGCGGCATTGATGCTCTTTGGGGGACACATGTTAGCCTTCACACTTCCTGGTTGATATAGTAGCTGTTGTGTAATGCACTCAAATGTGAGATTTAACTGTATTATTGGCTTCTAGGGAAAGGAGCACGAACTATAGGAGATCTCCGTGTGATTGTTCTGCCACTTGAGACAGTGTATTTTTTTGCTTGGATTGCTTTGCAAATCTACGATTCCTGTGAGTACTGCAATTATGTATTAGCTCTATAGACGTTTTTTAATGcaatgtatctatctatctatctatctatctatctatctatctatctatctatctatctatctatctatctatctatctatctatctatctatctatctacaataatctatctatctatctacaattAAATTAATGCATTATTTACTGTTGTGAATTCCTATAAGTCTGAATCTATGTTATTTATAATATGATTCAGGGATGAGATTTAAAGACAGGTAAGCATATTTTGGTTGTTactaaaaattaattttaataaaagtattCCAGCAGGGCCTGTCAATCAGGATAAAATACTGTAAGACAAATCTTTCACaaatctgatatttttttacacagaacAAAATCAAATTCTAAAGATGAGACAACAGCAGGACATGAGGTATGAAAATTAAAAGCACAAAAATAGTTAACTTAAACACTTATAAAATTCCTTGTTAGCTTTTTTTGTTAGCTTCTcccattttattattatcatcatcatcatcatcatcatcattattattattattattattattattattattattattattatatgataatAATATGAATTGAGTTTCATCCTCATTAACTTGTATGATTTTTCCATGTTGCGGAGATGGAGGTTCTTGCAGTCCAACCCTAATCCTGGTTCTAACCCTGACTGATTTGAGGTGATTCAAATAAATGGACAAAGGCATAATCTTCCAGAAATATTCTGGCTCATGCTTTGTGAGAAGATGATGTTATTGTATCTTAGAAGAGCTACATTTGAGTTTATGCAGCAGATATTAAATAGTaatcaaaacagaaaaaaattacacaACTGTAGTAAAGAGATATAATTAACAGACATGAGGACATGGTGTCTTTAACAGTCTATAAGTAAGTGATCATTTGATCTGGCAGTTTGattttatctctttttaaaatgttggtttatatttttttataatgtgATGTTCTGTAAACTTTATATTACCCAAATAACTctctaaataaaaatgcttatccactttctttttctgttcgACATTCTCATAAAGCGAACTTATGGACTTCAGACCCAGACTGCATGGGAGTCAAAACCCTGGACTATGCTAGTCAcaggccaaacacacacacactccactccacttcaCATGAATGTCTATTTCTATTGTCTAAGCACCAGTTAAATATTTTCCCTAAAAGCCATaccataaataatatatatgtgtaataaatatagaaccatatggttttatttttatacttatttacttactttgttTAGTTTATTGCTAATAATTCATGAAAAACTGAAGCCATTTGGCATAGCTTTAATGTCAGAACATACTGAGCAGTAATAAAGGCAATAAAATATGTAGTACTAGTGTGTATACCCCGTCCTCATCCTCCAAGTTTTCCCCAATGGCTCTTAAACTTTTAAAAAGTACAATTTAAAtcttctgtgtttttcttcaaACCACTTTCTGCATGTTCTTTCAAAGGAACGTAGTAAAACTAGACAGGCAACTATGGATAATTTGCTGCTAGTTCTGGGACTTAGTGCCAAATACCTTTCTGCACTCATTATAGAGATGGAAATCTCAGAAAGAAATAACTTTGGTCCTATGGAACACTCTAGTAaactaaaactttttttttaacataaatttcTTGATTCTGTGTGTGCTATAATGTTACTCATTAACCTATATTATACATAGCATCAATGGAAGACCACCATCTACCGAAGGAGGTTTTAGCAACTGCCCCCTTTGAATCTTGTTATACTAGTTTATACAAGTTCCTTATAGCATAAAACCCACGTAAAAAAATCCAGGTATGTGCAAACCTCTGTCATTTGGAGTGAAACTGTTGTGAAAACCTGTGCGGTAGATGCATTTGTCAGTTTTTATGgtgttcttttttgttgttggacaTGAAGGTAAATCTTTTGTActcatttattacaatttatacTTTAACACTGATTTTAAATATAATCCTGATTATTAATGTTctttttacatactgtatatacatgtatacttATTCAAAGTTTCCTCACTTGACATGTTAAAATGACCTTTTCCAAAATTTAAAAGGGTTGTCTGAGGTTGTCCGAAATGAATTCCTAGCTATTTCTGTACATGCATGGATCAATGTTCGATGTTAATCCAGGTCTCCATGTCCACGGCCCCTCGGGTCCAGTTGTGGCCCAGCTGGGAGGTTCAGTCCTCCTGCCATGCTTTATAGAAAGCCCACTGCCTCTGGAAGGTCTGCAGGTGGAATGGAGAAAGAAGGATTCAGATGCTCTAGTCAGCCTCTTCCAACAAGGAAAAAGTCGACCAGATCTCCAGAGTCAGGTGTTTAAAGGCAGAGTCGCCTTTTTTCAAGATGAGCTCTTGAAAGGGAACTTCTCTATCTTACTCAAAAATGTGCTTGAAGAAGATGCTGGAGGTTACAGATGTAAAGTAAATACAAGCCATGACGTCATGATGGAAGTTAGAAATAtcagtaagtaagtaactaGCATTATCTTTGTTTGTCTATGTTACAATTACCATATAATACAATCTTCTTCTAAATTTCCGTTCTTTCAGAGCATTTAGTGGTGACAGGGGCAGAGCGAGCCATCTTTGCCACTGCTGGTAAGGATGTCATACTAAACTGCTCTGTAGATCCACGTGTACCAGCCAGCGAGATCGAAGAAGTGACCTGGAagaagatggacagagagaaagaaagtgacaTATCTGTTCTGCTTTATCAAGACAAGAGGATCTACTCAGACTTCTCACATGAGAGTTAACAGGACAGagttaatttcttttcttcGGAAATCCCGAAAGGAAACTTCTCACTAAAGCTCATGAATGTAAGTATGGAAGATAAAGGAGAATTCGTGTGTGAGGTCCACACCAGGAACATGTCAGGACTTACCACTGTGTTTCTGGAAAGAATTGGTAATAGcactcattttgtttttcattcagaCATGTGTGCTAAGCACCACTTAAATTTTCTCCTGAAAATGTAACTTCTACTTTATCACATTCCTACAGGTTTCTCTGCACTTCATGTATCCATATTAGCTTTGTGCTCTGTTGCACTGTTGCTTTCAATGGAATTGTGTCTTCCTGCTTTCCACAATTTGAGAAGGAATGGTATTttcactgcacactgtatatatattagtaGGAAATAATCTTGCAGTCATATAAGTGTGATTTATATGATTCATataatttgaattattttttctctttcagttcCTAACAGGAAATGCATGACGATGTACGCTTTGCTTATTCTTTGTCCAAATATCTGCGTCTGTGTTGCTTTTGGATTGTGGTCATCAGAAGGTAAATTCATGTccagtcattttcatttccaacagcattttatatataataaatatctgaattttggtTTGATTTCCCGCTACAGGGATTTTCTCAGAGGTCATCATTTGTTCAGCTGTCAGTATCGGACGACCCATCATGCTGATGAAGACCCCCGCCTTATCTTGACGGATTACCCTGTAAGAATCATTTAAGTATTTTGGTCTTATGATGTATAAAGCAACATGTTTT comes from the Hemibagrus wyckioides isolate EC202008001 linkage group LG03, SWU_Hwy_1.0, whole genome shotgun sequence genome and includes:
- the LOC131351400 gene encoding V-set domain-containing T-cell activation inhibitor 1-like — its product is MHLSVFMVFFFVVGHEGLHVHGPSGPVVAQLGGSVLLPCFIESPLPLEGLQVEWRKKDSDALVSLFQQGKSRPDLQSQVFKGRVAFFQDELLKGNFSILLKNVLEEDAGGYRCKVNTSHDVMMEVRNISKAFSGDRGRASHLCHCW